AGGATGCCGTCGCACAGCTCGTAGGCCCACGCGTCCGGCTCAAAGCCTAGCATGTTGGTTCCGTACTGGAACGAGCGGCGCAGACAGTCGGCGCCGGGCAGCATTGCGTTTACCTCAAGCCAGTTGAGCAGACGCTCGCCCATGCCGGCCTGGTTCGGTATGCCGGTGAGTATGCCGTCGTCCCAGACGCGGCGGCACTCCGAGATGGCAAAGCGCCCCAGCGTGAAGAAGGCTTCGCGCGGCTCCGGCGCAAGCCAGTTCGGGTTGCCGCGCCCGGCGTTCAGCATCGCGGAGGAGGTGGCCTCCGCGTGTTTTGCGGCCATTTGTATGAGGACGTTCTTAAGCTCGAAGGGGCTCAGCTTTTGATAGGCTATCTGCTGCTCCCTCGACGGTATCTTTGATGATGGCTCGTTCATTTTTTATAGCCCCTCTTTCATCTGATATAAGCTAAGTATATGCGGCGCGCTGCGGCGCTCATGGGTAGGAGCCGCCTAAATCGTTAGGGGGAAATACGCAAAGAGGGAAAGACGCGCGCGCCGCCCCTTTTGTGACGGACCTCCCACGCCCGCGCCTCTAATAAATTTTTGTCTATTGACAAAAGTAATTTGAGGGATAATATAGGAACAACAAAAATCATATATGATTTTGAGCAAATAATGTACCATTGCGCGAGGGGTTTGTGGGGAGAGCATGATTTTTAAGATTATCGTGAAAGGAGCGATGGGGAGGAGAGTAGTTCGCGGTAAAGCGGCAGCCGCGGTTTCATTTGCGGCGCGCGGCGTTTTTTTGGGGTCGTAGGCGGTTAAGGAAGCAAGATATATAAGAATAATTTATCTGGAGGCTGAAACAATGTTGAATGCAAGTCCAATAATTATTAGCTGCGTTGTGTTATATCTGGTAGTCGTCATTTTTGTCGGCTTTTACCTTACTAAGAAAAAAGTAAAGAACTCGGACGACTTCGCGGTCGCAAACAGAAGCCTGCCTGCGGTGGTGCTAATCGGCACGCTGCTTGCCACATGGTGCGGCGCGGGCGGCATTACCGGCTCCGCAAACCTGATTTGGAAGAACGGCCCGCTTTTTGGCGTGCTTATCTTTATGGGCGCGCCTATAGGGATGATTTTGCTCTACATGGTGGCGGGACGGGTTCGTCAGGCGACCACGTACACCATTCCCGAACTTTTTGAGATACGCTACGGCACGCCCGCGCGCATCATCGCCACGCTCTGCATCGTGCTGGGCTACGTCGGCATTCTTTCTTCACAGTTCAAAGCGGCGGGGAGCCTTATAAATCTCACCACGGGCATGGAGCTGCAAACTGCGATAATAATTTCCGGCATCCTGATGCTGGTTCTGGCAGTAACGGGCGGCATGTTCAGCGTCGCCTACACGGACGCTATCGGCGCCTTCCTTTTTGTCGGCGGCTTTCTCATCGCCATCCCAGTGCTTCTTGGGCAGATAGACGGCGGGCTGTTCGGCATGCTGAAGAATCTTCCTGAGGGTAAGAACAGCTTTATTGGCAATCTTAGTCTGATGCAGGCTTTGGGCTATATCTTCCCGATATTCTTCCTGATACTGGGCGACCAGAATATGATCCAGCGAATCGGCGCGGCGAAGGACGTAAAAACCGCAAAGCAGTCCGGCCTGTGGCTGGTATTTGCCGAGATACTCGTCTGCGGCCTCATTATCCTCATGACGACGACCGGCATTTTTCTGCTCCCGCAGATGGAGAGGCCCGACACGGTCATCTTCCAGCTCGCCATCGACTTCCTGCCGCCGCTTCTTGGAGGCATCCTCATGGCGGCCTGCATGTCCTTCATCGTAACCACCGGCGACTCGTATGTGCTGACCATATCTTCAAACATCACCTACGACATCTGGAACCGCTTCATCCGTAAAGAGGCCACGGACAAGGAAAAACTGGCGTTCCTTAGAATCTCTGCGGTTGGCGTCGCCGTGCTGGCCTACCTCATGGGGCGTTTCTTCCCCGACATCCTCTCCATCCAGATGTACGCCTACTCTATGTACGGCGCCTCCGTCACGCCCGCGCTGCTTTGTGCGCTCTTCTCAAAACGCGTGACGAAGATGGGCGGCCTCTGCGGCATAATCGCCGGAGGCTTGGGCACGATAATCTGGGAGATAGTGCTTCAGTCTCCGTTTGGAATAAAAAGCGCCATATTGACCGTTCCGCTTTCATTCGCGGTCATCTACATAGTATCCGCTTTAACGCAGAAAGACGGCGTCGTCCCGCTTGAAAAAATATACGGCGGCAAAGCGGCTTAAGCCGTACAAAACAAAAAACGGAGGCGCTCTTAGATGAAAGAGACAGTGCTTGATAGATTTCTCAAATATGTAAAGATAGACACAGAGGCGGCATACGCGCAGGCGAATGTCCCCAGCACCGAAAAGCAGAAGGACTTGGCCGTCGTGCTTGCCAGCGAATTAAAGGAATTGGGCGCAAGCGAGACCTTTATATCCGACTCCGGCTGCCTGTACGCAACGATCCCCGCAAACTGCGAGGGCGCGCCCTCAATAGGTTTCAGCGCCCACCTTGACACCACTCCAGAGTTCTGCGGAAAAGAGGTCAAGCCGCGCATCGTTGAAAACTATGACGGCGGCGACATCGTACTCAACAAAGACAAAAACATCGTCATGGAAAGCGCAAGATTTCCGTTTTTGTCGGACTATATCGGTCAGGACCTCGTAGTGACGGACGGCACGACGCTGCTTGGCTCGGACGACAAGGCCGGCATCGCCGAAATAATGGGGATGGTGCAGTATTTCTACGATAATCCGAATGCGCGGCACGGAGAGCTGCAATTTTTCTTCCCTAGCGACGAAGAGATAGGCTGCCTCGGCGCGAAGACGCTCGACAAGAGGCACTTTTGCCCGCAGTTCGCCTACACCGTGGACGGCGGCCCGCTGGGCGAGGTGACCTACGAGACCTTCAACGCGGCGGAGGCCAAAGTCTCATTCACCGGCGTCAACATCCATCCCGGCCTCGCAAAGAACCAGATGAAAAACTCGATACTGGTAGCCAATGAATACCTCAACATGCTGCCCACCTGCGAAAGTCCGGCGCATACGGAAAAATACGAGGGCTACTATCACGTGCTTGATTTTTGCGGCGAAGTGGAACAGACGACGCTCAAATTCTACATCAGAGACCACGACGGCGAAAATTTCAAGCGGCGCAAAGAAAGAATGCAAGAGATAGGCGATTACCTCAATAAAGTATACGGCGACGGCGCGGTGACGGTAAAAGTGACCGACACCTACAGAAATATAAGCGAAGCCATCTCAGACCACTTTGAGATAGTAGAGGCTGTCAACGAGGCGATGCGCGCAGTCGGAGTAGAGCCGTACTACACTCCCATGAGGGGCGGCACAGACGGCACGATCCTCTGCTTTGAAGGCATACCGTGCCCCAACATCTGCATCGGCGGCCATAACTACCACGGGAAATTTGAATTTGTCCCGGTGCAGTCAATGGAAAAAATCTCGGCGGCGCTCACAGGCATCGTCAAACATTTCGCAAAATGAGAACCGGCGTAAACCTTTAACGAAGCGCAAACCTAACGCACGCCATGGAACATCCTTGTTTCATGGCGGTTTTCCTTGATTCTTTGATAAGGTATAATCTAAGAGTGGCTTAGGATCTAAAGCTTTAACAACCCATAGACGGAGGTAAAATCATGCACAACGCTTCCTTGGCGGACCAGGCCGCAAACAAGATAAGAATACTTATACAAGAGAACAAGCTGCCCCCCGGCAGACATATCAACATAGATTCCCTCGCGAAAGAGTTCGGCATCAGCTCCACTCCCATACGCGAGGCGCTGAAAAAATTAATAGCGGAGGGCATAGCCGTCTACCGGCCCAAAATCGGCTACTCCGTGCGCAATTTATCGCTCCACGAATACCTCCAGGCCTCCGAAATACTCCAGGTGATGGAGACGCATCTTGTAAAAGAGCTTGCGAAAATACCGTTTGTCGTAGACACCGCCGCCCTTACGGAGATCAACGGCGAACTGAAACAATGTATCCGCAAAGACGACTGTGACCTCATCGGCCGCGTAAACGACCGGTTCCATAAAAAACTATATGAAAATTACCCAAATCATCTAATGGTGACGCGCCTTTTTGACCTGTGGAACGAAATGTGCATGCAGCGCAACCTCATGTATCAAAACAGAGTCTTCACCAACAGAATGGTTCAGGAGCACGAGGCAATCATAAACGCAATCTCCGCGGGCGACCCGAAAGCGGCCGAAGAGGCCGTGACCACCCACTACCAAAGCGGCCGAGAAAGCGCCATAATGTACTTCCCCGTAGGAGTAAACGAGTGACAGAGGCCGCGGCCTTATATTTTGAGCCGACGGCTGAGGAGCTGGAACACCTGCGCCGCAGCGACATAAAGATGGACTCCGCCATCGACGCGCTCGGGCCCTTGCGCCGCCGCGCCGAACCAGACCTATTTGCGGCGCTCGTAAATCACATAACCGCGCAGCAAATCTCAAACGCCGCGCATAAAAGCGTCTGGACGCGCCTTTGCTCTGGGCTAGGCGACGTGACGCCTGCTGCGGTGCTCGCGGCAAAAGAGGAGGCGCTTTGCGAATATGGCCTCTCGCGGCGCAAAGCATCCTACATCACTGCGCTTGCTGAAAGCGTGACAAACGGCGCGCTTGCGCTGGACGACGTCTTGCGCATGGAAGATGCGGAGGCGGCAGCCGCGCTGATGCGCCAGCCCGGAATAGGGCTGTGGA
The nucleotide sequence above comes from Cloacibacillus sp.. Encoded proteins:
- a CDS encoding DNA-3-methyladenine glycosylase 2 family protein, with translation MTEAAALYFEPTAEELEHLRRSDIKMDSAIDALGPLRRRAEPDLFAALVNHITAQQISNAAHKSVWTRLCSGLGDVTPAAVLAAKEEALCEYGLSRRKASYITALAESVTNGALALDDVLRMEDAEAAAALMRQPGIGLWTAEMALIFCMRRRDVLSFGDFGIRKGMTVVYGLTELPRSLFDEYRKKISPAGSAASLYFWEAAANQSKLKS
- a CDS encoding GntR family transcriptional regulator: MHNASLADQAANKIRILIQENKLPPGRHINIDSLAKEFGISSTPIREALKKLIAEGIAVYRPKIGYSVRNLSLHEYLQASEILQVMETHLVKELAKIPFVVDTAALTEINGELKQCIRKDDCDLIGRVNDRFHKKLYENYPNHLMVTRLFDLWNEMCMQRNLMYQNRVFTNRMVQEHEAIINAISAGDPKAAEEAVTTHYQSGRESAIMYFPVGVNE
- a CDS encoding sodium:solute symporter family protein, yielding MLNASPIIISCVVLYLVVVIFVGFYLTKKKVKNSDDFAVANRSLPAVVLIGTLLATWCGAGGITGSANLIWKNGPLFGVLIFMGAPIGMILLYMVAGRVRQATTYTIPELFEIRYGTPARIIATLCIVLGYVGILSSQFKAAGSLINLTTGMELQTAIIISGILMLVLAVTGGMFSVAYTDAIGAFLFVGGFLIAIPVLLGQIDGGLFGMLKNLPEGKNSFIGNLSLMQALGYIFPIFFLILGDQNMIQRIGAAKDVKTAKQSGLWLVFAEILVCGLIILMTTTGIFLLPQMERPDTVIFQLAIDFLPPLLGGILMAACMSFIVTTGDSYVLTISSNITYDIWNRFIRKEATDKEKLAFLRISAVGVAVLAYLMGRFFPDILSIQMYAYSMYGASVTPALLCALFSKRVTKMGGLCGIIAGGLGTIIWEIVLQSPFGIKSAILTVPLSFAVIYIVSALTQKDGVVPLEKIYGGKAA
- the pepT gene encoding peptidase T, with protein sequence MKETVLDRFLKYVKIDTEAAYAQANVPSTEKQKDLAVVLASELKELGASETFISDSGCLYATIPANCEGAPSIGFSAHLDTTPEFCGKEVKPRIVENYDGGDIVLNKDKNIVMESARFPFLSDYIGQDLVVTDGTTLLGSDDKAGIAEIMGMVQYFYDNPNARHGELQFFFPSDEEIGCLGAKTLDKRHFCPQFAYTVDGGPLGEVTYETFNAAEAKVSFTGVNIHPGLAKNQMKNSILVANEYLNMLPTCESPAHTEKYEGYYHVLDFCGEVEQTTLKFYIRDHDGENFKRRKERMQEIGDYLNKVYGDGAVTVKVTDTYRNISEAISDHFEIVEAVNEAMRAVGVEPYYTPMRGGTDGTILCFEGIPCPNICIGGHNYHGKFEFVPVQSMEKISAALTGIVKHFAK